One region of Archocentrus centrarchus isolate MPI-CPG fArcCen1 chromosome 6, fArcCen1, whole genome shotgun sequence genomic DNA includes:
- the ampd3b gene encoding AMP deaminase 3b isoform X2, with protein sequence MKKNKIGLSKQQSTPSLGKEMPRLFPKMSLSEVDEEVRLIAEKVYASALKQEDTKDTLALFSVPEDCPIGLHETIEKELQKEIAEQQSQESVKRKKTLKLKRSQSVSVPPDWTPTPELAPTTTDSLLPNTFPEFQRVTIGGDYCAGVTVEDYEQATKSLLKALFIREKYSRLAYHRFPRTTARFLRSAENEKWQEGDEILPEIWPFPHEGADPYSMEGIPEDLNYKLQMKDGVIHVYENEEALKQEQPHRLPYPDLETFAIDLSHILAMIADGPTKSYCHRRLNFLGSKFYLHEMLNEMAELKELKSVPHRDFYNVRKVDTHIHAAACMNQKHLLKFIQDSYETEEDRVVLEKGNKKLTLKEVFNNLHMDPYDLTVDSLDVHAGRQTFHRFDKFNSKYNPVGASELREIYLKADNYIKGEYFARLIKEVAKELEESKYQHAEPRLSIYGRSGSEWESLATWFIQHKVLSPNMRWMIQVPRIYDIFRSKKIIPNFGKILENVFLPLFEATINPQKHKAIHVFLKYVTGFDSVDDESKHSDHIFSYKSPKPEEWTTDDNPPYTYYLFFMYANIMVLNNLRKERGLNTFQFRPHCGEAGSITHLVSAFLTADNISHGLNLKKSPVLQYLYYLAQVPIAMSPLSNNSLFLEYSKNPLKEFLHKGLCVSLSTDDPMQFHYTKEALMEEYAIAAQLWKLSTCDLCEIARNSVLQSGLSHEHQTQCSRLRC encoded by the exons atgaagaaaaacaaaatcggCCTTTCCAAGCAGCAGTCTACACCAAGCTTGGGGAAGG AAATGCCACGCCTTTTCCCAAAAATGTCACTTAGTGAGGTGGATGAGGAGGTTCGTCTGATAGCAGAGAAGGTATACGCCTCTGCTCTGAAGCAAGAAGACACCAAGGACACTCTGGCTCTGTTCTCCGTGCCGGAGGACTGTCCCATCGGTCTGCATGAGACCATAGAGAAGGAGTTACAAAAGGAGATAGCTGAGCAGCAGTCTCAGGAGTCAGTTAAGAG GAAGAAGACTTTGAAATTGAAGCGGTCACAGTCTGTATCTGTGCCCCCTGACTGGACACCTACCCCAGAGCTCGCACCAACCACTACTGATTCTCTTCTCCCCAACACCTTCCCAGAATTCCAGAGAGTTACCATCGGTGGGGATTACTGTGCAGGG GTCACAGTTGAGGACTATGAGCAAGCAACCAAGAGTCTCCTCAAAGCCCTGTTCATCCGAGAGAAGTACTCCAGGCTGGCCTACCACCGATTTCCCAGAACCACTGCCCGTTTCCTGCGCAGTGCTGAAAATGAGAAATGGCAAGAGGGGGATGAGATCTTGCCAG AGATCTGGCCTTTCCCTCATGAAGGAGCGGACCCATACTCAATGGAGGGCATTCCTGAGGACTTGAATTATAAGCTGCAGATGAAGGATGGTGTAATTCATGTTTATGAGAATGAAGAGGCCCTGAAACAAGAGCAACCCCACAGGCTTCCGTACCCCGACCTCGAGACCTTTGCTATAGACCTGAGCCATATACTTGCAATGATAGCTGACGGCCCTAC GAAATCCTACTGTCATAGACGGCTGAACTTTCTGGGCTCCAAATTCTACCTTCATGAAATGCTGAATGAAATGGCAGAGCTAAAAGAGCTGAAAAGCGTTCCACACAGAGACTTCTACAATGTTAGAAAG gtggacacacacatacacgctgCCGCTTGCATGAACCAGAAGCATCTGCTGAAATTTATCCAGGACTCGTACGAGACAGAAGAAGATCGAGTGGTCTTGGAGAAAGGCAATAAGAAGCTCACACTCAAGGAAGTCTTCAACAACCTCCACATGGACCCATATGATCTCACTGTGGACTCTCTGGATGTGCATGCT GGGAGGCAAACATTTCATCGGTTTGACAAGTTCAACTCAAAGTACAACCCCGTGGGAGCCAGCGAACTGCGAGAGATTTACCTGAAAGCAGACAACTACATCAAAGGAGAATACTTTGCACGTCTCATCAAG GAAGTAGCTAAAGAGCTAGAGGAGAGCAAATACCAGCATGCTGAGCCCCGTCTGTCAATTTACGGCCGTTCTGGCAGTGAGTGGGAGAGCCTTGCAACCTGGTTCATCCAGCATAAGGTCCTCTCACCCAACATGAGATGGATGATCCAAGTGCCCAGGATATA TGACATTTTCAGGTCAAAGAAAATAATACCAAACTTTGGCAAGATCCTGGAGAATGTCTTCCTCCCCCTCTTTGAGGCTACAATCAACCCTCAGAAGCACAAAGCAATACATGTGTTCTTAAAATAT GTGACAGGATTTGACAGCGTGGATGATGAATCTAAACACAGTGACCACATATTCTCTTACAAGAGCCCAAAGCCTGAGGAATGGACCACAGATGACAACCCTCCCTACACCTATTACCTGTTCTTCATGTATGCCAACATCATGGTTCTCAACAACCTGCGCAA GGAACGAGGACTGAACACCTTCCAGTTCCGTCCTCACTGTGGAGAGGCAGGTTCCATCACACACCTGGTCTCCGCCTTCCTGACAGCTGACAACATCTCCCATGGACTCAACCTTAAGAAG AGCCCAGTGTTGCAGTATCTCTACTACCTGGCCCAGGTCCCTATTGCCATGTCTCCACTGAGCAACAACAGCCTGTTCCTAGAGTACTCCAAGAACCCCCTGAAAGAGTTTCTGCATAAG